A genome region from Dickeya dadantii NCPPB 898 includes the following:
- the hutC gene encoding histidine utilization repressor produces MTDLQTASQLAAAMSDTPAPIYQRVKQAIISQIRSGAWQSHQRVPSESELVNELGVSRMTINRALRELTSEGFLVRMQGVGTFVAEQKAHTAMLEVHNIADEIAARGHRHSSRVLVLETLSADGDQAAQLDIAPGQPLFHSQIVHYENDVPVQLEIRYVNPQVAPDYLQQDFTFDTPHSYLSRVAPLTAGEHRVEAVAAEARQRDLLALGEQEPCLLIRRRTWHGSRVVTAARLFYPGSRYQLFGRF; encoded by the coding sequence TTGACCGACCTGCAAACCGCCTCCCAACTTGCCGCCGCCATGAGCGATACCCCCGCGCCGATCTACCAGCGGGTAAAACAGGCGATTATCAGCCAGATTCGCAGCGGCGCCTGGCAGTCGCATCAGCGGGTGCCGTCGGAAAGCGAACTGGTGAATGAACTGGGCGTCAGCCGGATGACCATCAACCGGGCGTTACGGGAGCTGACCAGCGAAGGGTTTCTGGTGCGGATGCAGGGCGTAGGCACCTTTGTGGCGGAACAGAAGGCGCACACCGCGATGCTGGAAGTGCACAACATCGCCGATGAAATCGCCGCCCGCGGCCACCGTCACAGCAGCCGGGTGCTGGTGCTGGAAACCCTCAGCGCCGATGGCGATCAGGCCGCCCAGTTGGATATCGCTCCCGGCCAGCCGCTGTTTCACTCGCAAATCGTACATTATGAAAACGACGTGCCGGTACAACTGGAAATCCGTTACGTCAACCCACAGGTGGCGCCGGACTACCTGCAACAGGATTTTACCTTTGATACGCCGCACAGCTACCTGAGCCGGGTAGCACCGCTGACCGCCGGCGAGCATCGGGTGGAAGCGGTCGCCGCCGAAGCGCGTCAGCGCGACCTGCTGGCGCTGGGCGAACAGGAACCCTGCCTGCTGATCCGCCGCCGCACCTGGCACGGCTCACGGGTCGTCACCGCCGCGCGTCTGTTTTATCCCGGCTCCCGCTATCAGCTATTCGGGCGTTTCTGA
- a CDS encoding ABC transporter ATP-binding protein, whose product MKYSKLTIRQVERVFTGPHGEAIAALQPIDYQVHENDFVTILGPSGCGKSTLLRIIAGLDAPTRGEVWLDGALVDGPGADRGMVFQSYTLFPWLTVRENICFGLQERGISKAQQHERSDYYLHQVGLHGFEHHYPRQLSGGMQQRTAIARALANDPKVLLMDEPFGALDNQTRVMMQELLLSVWESSRKTVLFVTHDIDEAIFMANKVAIFSARPGRIKTEVAVDFPWPRDYTLKTSPEFMALKARVTEEIRSETLQALAH is encoded by the coding sequence ATGAAATACAGCAAACTGACTATTCGTCAGGTGGAGCGGGTGTTTACCGGCCCGCACGGCGAGGCGATTGCGGCGCTGCAACCCATCGACTATCAGGTACATGAAAACGACTTCGTCACGATTTTAGGGCCGTCCGGCTGCGGCAAGTCGACCCTGCTGCGCATCATCGCCGGGTTGGATGCACCGACCCGCGGCGAAGTGTGGCTGGACGGCGCGCTGGTGGACGGACCCGGCGCCGATCGCGGCATGGTGTTCCAGAGCTACACCCTGTTTCCGTGGCTGACGGTGCGCGAGAACATCTGTTTCGGCTTGCAGGAGCGTGGCATCAGCAAGGCGCAGCAGCATGAGCGCAGCGATTATTATCTGCATCAGGTGGGGTTGCACGGATTCGAACACCACTATCCGCGCCAGCTCTCCGGCGGCATGCAGCAGCGTACCGCCATTGCCCGCGCGCTGGCTAACGACCCGAAAGTGCTGTTGATGGACGAACCGTTCGGCGCGCTGGATAACCAGACCCGGGTCATGATGCAGGAACTGTTGTTGTCGGTGTGGGAGTCGTCGCGCAAGACGGTGCTGTTTGTCACCCACGACATCGACGAGGCGATTTTTATGGCGAATAAGGTGGCGATTTTCAGCGCCCGACCGGGGCGGATTAAAACCGAAGTGGCGGTGGATTTTCCCTGGCCGAGAGACTATACCCTTAAAACCTCGCCGGAATTTATGGCGCTGAAAGCGCGGGTAACGGAAGAGATTCGCAGTGAAACCCTACAGGCACTGGCGCATTGA
- a CDS encoding YkgJ family cysteine cluster protein, with the protein MQNGIGVPPEQRQHAQSRSCDVISGETRAFIAITFAAYNPDSCRHLDEDLRCRIYDRRPLVCRIYPMEINPHISLRQANKDCPPEAWQQGDTLIVSDRLVDSETQALIERSRQADREDIYFKASICNWLGIATSALKGDGFTAYLPDMTAFTSALELAGQFSAEEHAEAGLSRAWQFHVSGEDVLETLKQAGAEAVTGPSQYYGFIGLNAA; encoded by the coding sequence TTGCAAAATGGCATCGGCGTACCACCGGAACAGCGCCAGCATGCCCAGTCGCGTTCCTGTGATGTGATCAGCGGCGAAACCCGAGCGTTTATCGCGATCACTTTCGCGGCGTACAACCCTGACTCCTGCCGGCATCTGGATGAGGATCTGCGCTGTCGGATCTATGATCGGCGCCCGCTGGTGTGCCGCATTTACCCGATGGAGATCAACCCGCATATTTCGTTGCGGCAGGCTAACAAAGACTGCCCGCCGGAAGCCTGGCAGCAAGGGGACACGCTGATTGTCTCGGACCGGCTGGTGGATAGTGAAACGCAGGCGTTGATCGAACGCTCCCGGCAGGCGGACCGCGAGGATATCTACTTTAAAGCGTCGATTTGCAACTGGCTGGGGATCGCGACTAGCGCGCTGAAAGGTGATGGTTTCACCGCCTATCTGCCGGACATGACGGCCTTTACGTCGGCGCTGGAACTGGCCGGGCAATTCAGCGCTGAAGAGCATGCCGAAGCGGGGCTCAGCCGGGCATGGCAGTTCCACGTTTCCGGCGAGGACGTGCTGGAAACCTTGAAACAGGCCGGTGCCGAGGCGGTAACCGGGCCGTCTCAGTATTATGGTTTTATCGGTTTGAATGCCGCCTGA
- a CDS encoding HAL/PAL/TAL family ammonia-lyase translates to MNTEVCWGDGPLAWRELVQVARYGARLSLSDAAWRRMDQSRRIVEQIVASETLAYGVNTGLGALCNVTLPTADLARLSRNTLLSHACGVGPRLSVEQTRAILCAAIANYSHGKSGIQPAIVQALLTLLNQGATPCVPSQGSVGYLTHMAHVGLALIGIGEMELHGQVLPAQEALQHIGLTPVTLGAKDGLSLVNGTPCMTGLACLALDDAARQLDWADVTGAMSFEALRGQVVAFDAEVLALKPSAGIQQVGQRLRALLAGSRIIAESEGIRTQDALSLRSIPQIHGACRDQFASSAQRIEMELNAATDNPLVLGTPELWRVVSQANPHGEAVALAADSLALALCELAGVAERRLDRLINPLVSGLPPFLVAQPGVNSGMMIAQYVAASLCGENRQLAQPAVVDNFVTSGLQEDHLSMGTPAALKLLKLTENVWHVLAIEYLLAAQALEFLGPENAGTGTHRAWQALRRHVAAWQEDRWLAPDIACAVQVLRGQDFSWQD, encoded by the coding sequence ATGAACACTGAAGTGTGCTGGGGCGACGGGCCGCTGGCATGGCGCGAACTGGTGCAGGTGGCTCGTTACGGCGCGCGCCTGAGTCTGAGCGACGCGGCCTGGCGCCGTATGGATCAGTCGCGGCGCATTGTGGAGCAGATCGTGGCCAGTGAAACGCTGGCCTATGGGGTGAATACCGGGCTGGGCGCGTTATGCAATGTCACTCTGCCGACGGCGGATCTGGCGCGGCTGTCGCGCAATACCTTGCTGAGTCACGCTTGCGGCGTGGGGCCGCGGCTGTCCGTTGAACAGACCCGCGCCATCCTGTGCGCGGCGATCGCCAATTACAGCCACGGCAAGTCCGGGATTCAGCCGGCGATCGTGCAGGCGCTGCTGACGCTGCTGAATCAGGGCGCTACGCCGTGCGTGCCGTCGCAAGGCTCGGTCGGGTATCTCACCCATATGGCGCACGTCGGGCTGGCGCTGATCGGCATCGGCGAGATGGAACTGCACGGGCAAGTGCTGCCGGCGCAGGAGGCGTTGCAACACATTGGCCTCACGCCGGTGACGCTGGGGGCGAAAGACGGCTTATCGCTGGTCAACGGTACGCCGTGCATGACCGGGCTGGCTTGTCTGGCGTTGGATGACGCCGCGCGGCAGTTGGACTGGGCCGATGTGACCGGCGCGATGAGTTTTGAGGCGCTGCGCGGGCAGGTGGTGGCGTTTGACGCCGAGGTGCTGGCGCTGAAACCGAGCGCGGGCATTCAGCAGGTCGGGCAGCGTTTGCGCGCCTTGTTGGCCGGGAGCCGGATCATCGCCGAGAGTGAAGGCATCCGCACGCAGGATGCGCTGAGCCTGCGTTCCATCCCGCAAATTCACGGCGCCTGCCGCGATCAGTTTGCGTCGTCGGCGCAGCGCATCGAGATGGAACTGAATGCCGCCACCGACAATCCGCTGGTGCTGGGTACGCCGGAACTGTGGCGAGTGGTGTCGCAGGCGAATCCGCATGGCGAAGCGGTGGCGCTGGCGGCGGACAGTCTGGCGCTGGCGTTATGCGAGCTGGCCGGGGTGGCGGAACGGCGGCTTGATCGGTTGATCAATCCGCTGGTGAGCGGCTTGCCGCCGTTTCTGGTTGCCCAGCCGGGGGTGAATTCCGGCATGATGATCGCCCAGTATGTGGCGGCGTCGCTGTGCGGAGAGAACCGCCAACTGGCGCAGCCCGCCGTGGTGGATAATTTTGTCACCTCCGGCTTGCAGGAAGATCACCTCAGCATGGGCACCCCGGCGGCGCTCAAATTGCTGAAGCTGACCGAAAACGTCTGGCACGTGCTGGCTATCGAATATCTGCTGGCGGCGCAGGCGCTGGAGTTTCTCGGCCCGGAGAACGCCGGAACCGGAACGCACCGGGCCTGGCAAGCGTTGCGTCGGCACGTTGCTGCCTGGCAGGAGGATCGCTGGCTGGCGCCGGATATCGCCTGTGCGGTGCAGGTGCTGCGGGGCCAGGATTTCTCCTGGCAAGACTAG
- the hutH gene encoding histidine ammonia-lyase — MSQTRSYCLTPGAVDLATLRAIYQGNVTLTLVEQARAAVAAAQETVQRIVRQDRVVYGINTGFGKLAQTRIPAERLAELQRNLVLSHSVGIGDLLPDDVLRLVMATKVVSLARGHSGVRLQVIDTLLALFNAGVMPCIPEKGSVGASGDLAPLAHLSLLLLGEGPARVDGVLIPAAEGLVRAGVEPLVLGPKEGLALLNGTQVSTALALRGLFEAEKVFAAGLVAGALSLEAIKGSVKPFDARIHQARGQQGQMAVAAAVSTLLTDSEILQSHANCGRVQDPYSIRCVPQVMGACLDNLQHAARVLCIEANAASDNPLVFPETDEVISGGNFHAEPVAFAADIIALAVAEIGAISERRMALLLDSTLSGLPPFLVNDGGVNSGFMIAQVTAAALASENKSLAHPGSVDSLPTSANQEDHVSMATYAARRLGSMCFNTATVVGIEAMAAAQGIDFHRPLKSSPLLERELAQVREQVAFLDHDRLMATDIDLMRQWASRERWPSVITALLPSYAADPASV; from the coding sequence ATGTCACAAACCCGAAGCTATTGCCTGACGCCCGGCGCGGTGGATCTCGCCACGCTGCGCGCCATTTATCAGGGCAATGTCACCCTGACGCTGGTGGAGCAGGCGCGCGCGGCGGTGGCGGCGGCGCAGGAAACGGTGCAGCGCATTGTCCGTCAGGACCGGGTGGTCTATGGCATCAACACCGGTTTTGGCAAGCTGGCCCAAACCCGCATTCCCGCGGAGCGACTGGCGGAGCTGCAACGTAATCTGGTGCTGTCTCACAGCGTGGGCATCGGCGACTTGTTGCCGGATGACGTACTGCGTCTGGTGATGGCGACCAAAGTCGTCAGCCTGGCGCGCGGGCATTCCGGGGTACGGTTGCAGGTGATCGACACCTTGCTGGCGCTGTTCAACGCCGGGGTGATGCCCTGCATTCCGGAGAAAGGCTCGGTGGGCGCCAGCGGCGATCTGGCGCCGCTGGCGCACCTGTCGCTGCTGCTGCTGGGAGAAGGGCCGGCGCGGGTCGACGGCGTGTTGATTCCGGCGGCCGAGGGGCTGGTGCGGGCGGGCGTTGAACCGCTGGTGCTGGGGCCGAAAGAGGGGCTGGCGCTGCTCAACGGCACCCAGGTGTCCACCGCACTGGCGCTACGCGGGCTGTTCGAGGCCGAAAAGGTGTTTGCCGCCGGGCTGGTGGCCGGCGCGCTGTCGCTGGAAGCGATCAAAGGCTCGGTGAAGCCGTTCGACGCCCGCATCCATCAGGCGCGCGGTCAGCAAGGGCAGATGGCGGTGGCGGCGGCGGTCAGCACTTTGCTGACGGACAGCGAGATTTTGCAGTCGCATGCTAACTGCGGCCGGGTGCAGGACCCGTACTCCATCCGCTGCGTGCCGCAGGTGATGGGCGCGTGTCTGGATAATTTGCAGCACGCCGCCCGCGTGCTGTGCATCGAAGCCAACGCCGCGTCGGATAATCCGCTGGTGTTTCCGGAAACCGACGAGGTGATCTCCGGCGGCAATTTTCACGCCGAACCGGTGGCGTTCGCCGCCGATATCATCGCACTGGCGGTGGCGGAAATCGGCGCCATTTCCGAGCGGCGCATGGCGCTGCTGCTCGACAGCACATTGTCCGGGCTGCCGCCGTTTCTGGTTAACGACGGCGGCGTCAATTCCGGGTTTATGATCGCCCAGGTCACCGCCGCCGCGCTGGCGTCGGAAAACAAGTCGCTGGCCCATCCCGGCAGCGTGGACAGCCTGCCGACCTCCGCCAATCAGGAGGATCATGTGTCGATGGCGACCTACGCCGCCCGCCGTCTCGGCAGCATGTGTTTTAACACCGCCACCGTGGTGGGGATTGAAGCGATGGCCGCCGCGCAAGGCATCGATTTCCATCGTCCGCTGAAAAGCTCGCCGTTGCTGGAACGCGAACTGGCTCAGGTGCGTGAACAGGTCGCGTTTCTGGACCACGACCGCCTGATGGCGACCGATATTGACCTGATGCGCCAGTGGGCCAGCCGCGAACGCTGGCCGTCCGTGATCACCGCATTATTGCCCAGTTATGCCGCCGACCCGGCGTCCGTTTGA
- the hutU gene encoding urocanate hydratase, translated as MTTSSSTASSSTASSLARVVRAPHGTELHCENWLIEAAYRMIQNNLDPDVAERPEDLVVYGGIGKAARNWACFDAILTSLRQLKADETLLVQSGKPVGVFRTHADAPRVLIANSNLVPHWATWEHFHELDKAGLMMYGQMTAGSWIYIGAQGIVQGTYETFAEAGRQHYHGDLSGKWILTAGLGGMGGAQPLAGVLAGASVLAVECQESRIDFRLRTRYLDYKTDSIDEALAMITEAGAQQKAISVGLLGNAAEVLPELVKRAKAGGMKPDIVTDQTSAHDPLNGYLPAGWSVARWQQERIANPDAVVKAACASMAVHVQAMLDFCHMGVPTVDYGNNIRQRALDEGVRNAFDFPGFVPAYIRPLFCEGKGPFRWVALSGDPEDIYKTDAKLKELFPDNHHLHRWLDMARERIAFQGLPSRICWLGLGERHLAGLAFNEMVRNGELKAPIVIGRDHLDCGSVASPNRETEAMQDGSDAVSDWPLLNALLNTAGGATWVSLHHGGGVGMGFSQHAGMVIVCDGSEQADARLARVLWNDPATGVMRHADAGYEVATACAAEHRLNLPMVK; from the coding sequence ATGACCACTTCATCTTCTACCGCTTCATCTTCGACTGCGTCTTCTCTCGCCCGTGTGGTACGCGCGCCGCACGGTACCGAACTGCACTGTGAAAACTGGCTGATCGAAGCCGCCTACCGCATGATCCAGAACAACCTTGACCCGGATGTGGCCGAGCGTCCGGAAGACCTGGTGGTGTACGGCGGTATCGGCAAGGCGGCGCGCAACTGGGCCTGCTTCGACGCGATTCTGACCAGCCTGCGCCAGTTGAAAGCGGATGAAACCCTGCTGGTGCAGTCCGGCAAGCCGGTCGGGGTGTTTCGCACCCACGCCGACGCCCCCAGGGTCTTGATCGCCAACTCCAATCTGGTGCCGCATTGGGCCACCTGGGAACATTTTCATGAGCTGGATAAAGCCGGGCTGATGATGTACGGCCAGATGACCGCCGGATCGTGGATTTACATCGGCGCGCAGGGCATCGTGCAGGGGACTTATGAAACCTTCGCCGAAGCCGGCCGTCAACACTATCACGGCGATCTGAGCGGCAAATGGATCCTCACCGCCGGTCTCGGCGGCATGGGCGGCGCCCAGCCGCTGGCGGGCGTGCTGGCCGGGGCGTCGGTACTGGCGGTGGAGTGTCAGGAGTCCCGCATCGATTTTCGGCTGCGCACCCGCTATCTGGATTACAAGACCGACAGCATCGACGAGGCGCTGGCGATGATCACCGAGGCCGGCGCGCAGCAGAAAGCCATCTCCGTCGGCCTGCTGGGCAACGCCGCCGAGGTATTGCCGGAACTGGTGAAACGCGCCAAAGCCGGCGGCATGAAACCGGATATCGTCACCGACCAGACCTCCGCCCATGACCCGCTCAACGGTTACCTGCCGGCAGGCTGGAGCGTGGCGCGCTGGCAGCAGGAACGTATCGCCAACCCGGACGCGGTGGTGAAAGCCGCCTGCGCCTCGATGGCGGTGCATGTGCAGGCGATGCTGGATTTTTGCCACATGGGCGTGCCCACCGTGGATTACGGCAACAATATCCGCCAGCGCGCACTGGATGAAGGCGTGCGTAACGCCTTTGATTTCCCCGGCTTCGTCCCGGCCTATATCCGCCCGCTGTTTTGCGAAGGCAAAGGGCCGTTCCGCTGGGTGGCGCTGTCCGGCGATCCGGAAGATATTTATAAGACCGACGCCAAACTGAAGGAACTGTTTCCGGATAACCACCACCTGCACCGCTGGCTGGATATGGCGCGCGAGCGCATCGCTTTTCAGGGATTGCCGTCGCGCATCTGTTGGCTGGGGCTGGGAGAACGGCATCTGGCCGGGCTGGCGTTCAACGAGATGGTGCGCAACGGCGAGCTGAAAGCGCCGATCGTCATCGGCCGCGACCATCTGGACTGCGGTTCGGTGGCCTCGCCCAACCGGGAAACGGAAGCGATGCAGGACGGCTCTGACGCGGTATCGGACTGGCCGCTGCTCAACGCGCTGCTGAACACGGCGGGCGGCGCTACCTGGGTTAGTTTGCACCACGGCGGCGGCGTCGGCATGGGCTTTTCCCAGCATGCCGGGATGGTGATCGTCTGCGACGGCAGCGAACAGGCCGATGCCCGACTGGCGCGGGTGCTGTGGAATGACCCGGCCACCGGGGTGATGCGCCACGCCGACGCCGGTTACGAGGTTGCCACCGCCTGTGCGGCAGAGCATCGGTTGAATTTGCCGATGGTGAAATAG
- a CDS encoding ABC transporter permease, with protein MNSLTQSAKMAPAALPEAPARVHNPLMVPLRAVSTRLRWTLGIGFFVLFIGMWSLVTFSGAVSATFLADPLTMLHEGVLLFTDYGFQQDIGMTVMRVVAGFLLAALIGVPLGILMGAYKLVEAFFEPFVSFCRYLPASAFVPLLILWAGIGEMQKILVIFIGSFFQIVLMVAVSVGAARRDLVEAAYTLGCSNRSVVIRVLIPGAAPDIAELLRLVLGWAWTYVIVAELIGASSGIGHMIVDSQALLNTGQIIFGIIVIGVIGLLSDFLFKAANRRLFAWSIR; from the coding sequence ATGAACAGTCTCACCCAATCGGCGAAGATGGCACCCGCGGCATTGCCGGAGGCGCCGGCGCGGGTGCATAACCCGCTGATGGTGCCGCTGCGTGCGGTATCGACGCGTCTGCGCTGGACGCTCGGCATCGGCTTCTTCGTGCTGTTCATCGGGATGTGGTCGCTGGTGACGTTTAGCGGCGCGGTGTCCGCCACCTTTCTGGCCGACCCGTTGACCATGTTGCATGAGGGGGTGCTGCTGTTTACCGATTACGGTTTTCAGCAGGACATCGGCATGACGGTGATGCGCGTGGTAGCCGGTTTTCTGCTGGCGGCGTTAATCGGGGTGCCGCTGGGCATCCTGATGGGCGCGTACAAATTGGTGGAAGCGTTCTTCGAGCCGTTTGTGTCGTTCTGCCGCTATCTGCCCGCGTCGGCGTTTGTGCCGCTGTTGATTCTGTGGGCCGGTATCGGCGAGATGCAGAAGATCCTGGTGATTTTTATCGGCTCTTTTTTCCAGATCGTGCTGATGGTGGCGGTCAGCGTTGGCGCGGCCCGTCGCGATCTGGTAGAAGCGGCCTATACGCTGGGTTGCTCCAACCGCAGCGTGGTCATCCGGGTGCTGATCCCCGGCGCGGCGCCGGATATCGCCGAGCTATTGCGGCTGGTGCTGGGCTGGGCGTGGACCTACGTGATCGTCGCCGAGCTGATCGGCGCGTCGAGCGGCATCGGCCACATGATTGTCGACAGTCAGGCGCTGCTTAACACCGGGCAAATCATCTTCGGCATTATCGTGATCGGGGTGATTGGGCTGCTGTCCGACTTCCTGTTCAAGGCCGCCAACCGCCGTTTATTCGCCTGGAGCATACGATGA
- a CDS encoding GntR family transcriptional regulator has product MDNYSQINNYSQINNNEPVNQQIYRVLRKDIVECTIPPGKLLSEKEISTRFSVSRQPVREAFIKLAEAGLVQILPQRGTFVMKISEQRVADARFIRQALECAIVRRAAEYITDEQLLMLEHNLRRQELAAQNGQIREFLSLDDDFHQLLTQIAKCPLAWETIESIKATMDRVRFLGLSQVSPPASLIQQHYLIFNGLKARDADAVEKAMSGHLQEMIHSITPIAEQNRDWFELP; this is encoded by the coding sequence ATGGATAACTACTCTCAAATCAACAACTACTCTCAAATCAACAACAACGAACCTGTTAATCAACAGATCTACCGCGTATTGCGCAAAGACATCGTGGAGTGCACGATCCCACCCGGCAAGCTTCTGTCTGAAAAGGAAATTTCAACACGTTTTTCCGTCTCCCGTCAGCCGGTGCGGGAAGCGTTCATCAAACTGGCGGAAGCCGGGCTGGTACAGATTCTGCCGCAACGCGGCACGTTCGTGATGAAGATTTCCGAGCAGCGCGTGGCCGACGCCCGCTTTATCCGTCAGGCACTGGAATGCGCTATCGTACGCCGGGCGGCCGAATACATCACCGATGAACAGTTGTTGATGCTGGAACACAATCTGCGACGTCAGGAACTGGCGGCCCAGAATGGGCAGATACGCGAATTTCTCAGTCTGGACGATGATTTCCATCAGTTGCTGACGCAGATAGCCAAATGTCCGCTGGCCTGGGAGACGATCGAATCCATCAAAGCTACGATGGATCGGGTGCGTTTCCTGGGCCTCAGTCAGGTGTCGCCGCCGGCCAGCCTGATTCAGCAGCACTATTTAATTTTCAATGGATTAAAAGCCCGCGATGCGGATGCGGTAGAAAAAGCGATGAGCGGACATCTGCAGGAAATGATTCACTCCATTACCCCTATCGCCGAGCAGAACCGGGACTGGTTTGAACTGCCCTAA
- a CDS encoding YkgJ family cysteine cluster protein, translating to FAAYNPDSCRHLDEDLRCRIYDRRPLVCRIYPMEINPHISLRQANKDCPPEAWQQGDTLIVSDRLVDSETQALIERSRQADREDIYFKASICNWLGIATSALKGDGFTAYLPDMTAFTSALELAGQFSAEEHAEAGLSRAWQFHVSGEDVLETLKQAGAEAVTGPSQYYGFIGLNAA from the coding sequence TTCGCGGCGTACAACCCTGACTCCTGCCGGCATCTGGATGAGGATCTGCGCTGTCGGATCTATGATCGGCGCCCGCTGGTGTGCCGCATTTACCCGATGGAGATCAACCCGCATATTTCGTTGCGGCAGGCTAACAAAGACTGCCCGCCGGAAGCCTGGCAGCAAGGGGACACGCTGATTGTCTCGGACCGGCTGGTGGATAGTGAAACGCAGGCGTTGATCGAACGCTCCCGGCAGGCGGACCGCGAGGATATCTACTTTAAAGCGTCGATTTGCAACTGGCTGGGGATCGCGACTAGCGCGCTGAAAGGTGATGGTTTCACCGCCTATCTGCCGGACATGACGGCCTTTACGTCGGCGCTGGAACTGGCCGGGCAATTCAGCGCTGAAGAGCATGCCGAAGCGGGGCTCAGCCGGGCATGGCAGTTCCACGTTTCCGGCGAGGACGTGCTGGAAACCTTGAAACAGGCCGGTGCCGAGGCGGTAACCGGGCCGTCTCAGTATTATGGTTTTATCGGTTTGAATGCCGCCTGA
- a CDS encoding ABC transporter substrate-binding protein: protein MSTAPGRTGWTVSLMAVCLAAAVSAQAEETLVAIGISGWTGFAPLTLADKAGIFQQHGLKVDLKMIPQKDRHLAVASGAIQCAATTVETYVSWAASGVVLKQIVQLDKSYGADGLAVRNDISSVHDLKGKTIGVDAPGTSPYFALAWILDKNGMSLKDVKVATLSPQAAAQAFVAGQNDAAMSYEPYLSTVRQQPDKGKILATTLDYPMVMDTLGCTPDFLKKHPQVGKALVDSYFDALAMIKTQPDKAYEIMGAAVKTSGQAFAQSAQYLRWQDREQNRVFFSGEIARFSEEAAKLLLEAKVIRQKPELSALYDASYVK from the coding sequence ATGAGTACAGCACCAGGTCGTACCGGTTGGACAGTCTCGTTGATGGCAGTTTGTCTGGCCGCCGCCGTCTCCGCACAGGCAGAAGAAACGCTGGTGGCTATCGGCATTTCCGGCTGGACCGGCTTCGCCCCGCTGACGCTGGCGGACAAGGCCGGCATTTTCCAGCAGCATGGACTGAAAGTAGATCTGAAAATGATCCCGCAGAAAGACCGCCATCTGGCGGTGGCATCCGGCGCGATTCAGTGCGCCGCCACCACGGTGGAAACCTACGTCTCCTGGGCGGCCAGCGGCGTGGTGCTCAAACAGATCGTCCAGCTCGATAAATCCTACGGCGCCGACGGGCTGGCGGTGCGTAACGACATCAGCAGTGTGCACGATCTGAAAGGCAAAACCATCGGCGTTGATGCGCCGGGCACCTCGCCTTATTTCGCGCTGGCGTGGATTCTGGATAAAAACGGCATGAGCCTGAAAGACGTGAAAGTGGCGACGTTGTCGCCGCAGGCCGCCGCGCAGGCATTCGTCGCCGGTCAGAACGACGCCGCCATGAGTTACGAGCCTTATCTGTCCACCGTGCGTCAGCAACCGGACAAAGGAAAAATCCTCGCCACCACGCTCGATTACCCGATGGTGATGGACACGCTGGGTTGCACGCCGGATTTCCTGAAAAAACACCCGCAGGTGGGAAAAGCGCTGGTGGACAGTTACTTTGACGCTCTGGCGATGATCAAAACCCAGCCGGACAAGGCTTACGAGATTATGGGGGCGGCGGTGAAAACCAGCGGGCAGGCGTTCGCCCAGTCGGCGCAGTACCTGCGCTGGCAGGACAGAGAGCAAAACCGCGTCTTTTTCAGCGGCGAGATCGCCCGATTCAGCGAGGAAGCGGCCAAACTGTTGCTGGAGGCGAAAGTGATCCGCCAGAAGCCGGAGCTGTCCGCGCTGTACGACGCCAGCTATGTGAAATAA